In Solanum pennellii chromosome 7, SPENNV200, the following are encoded in one genomic region:
- the LOC107024875 gene encoding agamous-like MADS-box protein AGL29: MTEEKTLGRQKISMAKIENEDDLYSSFSKRQKILYKRVSDMIGKYDIAVGIITFSPCGNPFSFFRPTIDFVVDRFFSPLDQGSENSLFNIANTRIRIKEKQVELHNLEIIEETLANQRTDETGIEEMWKQIKEFNLEDLK; the protein is encoded by the coding sequence ATGACAGAAGAAAAGACCCTAGGACGTCAGAAGATTTCGATGGccaaaatagaaaatgaagatGATTTATACTCATCATTTTCAAAGCGTCAGAAAATATTATACAAGAGAGTAAGTGATATGATTGGGAAATATGACATTGCTGTGGGaataataacattttccccctgtGGTAATCCTTTCTCTTTTTTCCGCCCTAcaattgattttgttgttgATCGTTTCTTTAGTCCATTAGACCAGGGAAGTGAAAATAGTCTCTTTAACATTGCAAACACTCGGATCAGAATCAAGGAGAAACAAGTTGAGCTTCACAATCTCGAGATTATTGAAGAGACTTTAGCTAATCAGAGAACAGATGAGACTGGCATAGAAGAAATGTGGAAACAAATAAAGGAATTTAATTTAGAGGATTTGAAATAA